AGCACGACAGTTCGATACGACCCAACCCCCACTCGTCGCTTCCATCGCACCGGGACGTATTGCCCTTTGCGCGGATTGTAGCATCGGCTCGCAGGCGATTGATTGCTGCACCGATCTCGTGGCACCCTCTTCGCTGTTTGTCACGATGTCCCTGGAGGCTGCCGACCGTTGACACTTCGCCCTTCACCGCTTGAGCCGGGTAAGCGAGATCGCGTGCCGCCGGGGATTCGGCAGCTCGCACGTGACTATCATCTGTCGTTTGTGACCGCTGTATTCGCTGCGCATTGGTTGCTGGTGACACTGGCCGGCGCGCTCGCGACGCGATACGCGACGACCAATCCGACAGTCAAAGCGCTCGGTTGGGGACTGCCGAATCTGAGCGGAATTGGCCGCCTCACCGTCCAGCCAATGCGGAACTGGGACGGATTCTGGTACAGCCTCATTGCTGAGTTTGGCTACGTCCATGAATCGACGACAGCGTTTTGGCCGCTCTACCCGTGGTCGATGCGCGTTGTTGCTGATCTGTTTGCGATCCCGGTTGAGGTTGCGGGGTATCTGCTGTCGAATCTCGCCTTCTTCCTCTCCCTGGCAGTGCTGTTCCGCTTTGTGGCATCGCAGTGGGGTCAGGATGTCGCGCGCCGCTCCGTCCTGCTGCTGGCGTTCTTCCCGACGGCGTTCTTCTTCTCGGCGGTCTACAGCGAGTCGTTCTTCCTGCTGTTCTGCGTCCTGGCATTTAGTTGGGCGCGGTCGGGCGACTGGTGGTGCGCCGGTCTTGCGGCCCTGCTGGCGGGTCTGACGCGTAACGTCGGGGTACTATTGGCGATCCCGATCGGCATCATGTTCCTGCGTCAGTACGGACCGGCGCTACAGAAGCATTGGCGACGCCCGACGGCCTGGCCGCGACAGGTGCTGGCACTAGGCCTGATTCCGCTCGGCCCGATTATCTTCTTCCTTTACCTCTGGCATGCGTTCAACAATCCGCTCATGACGATTGAGGCGCAAAAGGGCTGGGCGCGGATTCAGGCGATGCCGTGGACGACGTTCAAGATGGCCTTCGACCAGTGGGAAGATGGCTGGCTGCACGCACTGCTGGCGTCGCCGACCTGGGCGACGCTGACGTCATACTCGGTGCGCCTGTCGTTCGCGGAGTACGAGTCGCTGGACATCCTGATGGCGTTCGTTGGCATTGCGCTGATCGTCTACACGTGGCGGGTCTTGCCGATCGAGTACTCCAGCTGGGTCACGGTCATGTTCGCCCTGCCGCTGTTCAGCCCGTCGACTGTCCACCCGTTGATGTCGGTGCCGCGCTTCTTGCTGGTGCTGTTTCCGCTCTTCATCGCGCTGGCGCTGCTGCTGCGCCGTCGGGTCGCGTTCTTCGCGGTCCTCATTCCCTCCGCTGCGTTCATGGCGCTGCTGGTCGTCCAGTTCGCGACCTGGTTCTGGGTGTCCTGATCTTCGGGCCATTGGACCGTGAACCGGCCCGTCGTCATCGCCAATGCGACGGCCGGATCCTGCCCAGAACACACTGAGGGCCCACGCAAACGCGAGAGCCCTCAGTGGCGGGGAATGGGTGAAGGAGTCAAACGAGGGCTGATCCGACCTCCCGTGCCGGGAATATCTTGCGGTATGCGTCGTGGTTCGGGCCGTACCATTCGATCAACAGGTTGTTGTACCAGTCAGCGCGCTCAGCATCCGTGTACCAACGCACGCCGGTGTATTCAGCGGCCTTGAGGATTCCAAGGACCGCGTGTGTGATCTCATCATCGACAAAGTCCGGGCCGATTGGTGACACAATCCAGCGCGCCAGGTTGTTGGCAGTCTCGCGTGTGCGCGCCATGTCACGGGTGACCTGGAACGACACGAAGAACATCGGCTGAACTTCCGGCAGCCAGTCGAGATCGACAAGCTCGTTACGTACGTATGAGATGTAGGTCGCCAAGTCTGCCTCGTCGGGGATGCGGACGGCGAGCCCGTATGGCAGCGCCCAGTGCTCATCCTTCGACATCGGCAGTCCGGCTCCGGCTTCCATGCCCAGCCGTACCTCGTTGTAGAGCCACATCTGGCGAGCTGTGATGCCTTCGTCGCCGGCGAAGCGACGGTACTGCTCCATCGCATGCGGCAGGCTCGGCTCATCGTGCTCGTCGAGCAAGCCCTTGGCCGTCTCGTAGAGCGCATCGTCTGCAAACGCGATCAGCGCGCCGTCGTACGGTCCCGGCAGATGCAGGCCCCAGACGATAGCCGTGCCCGGCAATGGTCCGTCAGGCAGCGGCAGCGGCATGGTGAACCCGTAGTCAACGAACAGCGGCACTCCCGGAAGCGGCTGCGGTGGTGCCATCCCGGCGACCGGCTCAGCCCACGCGAGCCGAATCCCTTCGATGCCCAGCGTCTCCGGATCGAATTCCAGGTCGGCATCCAGCTCGATGAAGCGCGGCGTGCCCTTGGACCGCTTGGTCGCTTCGGACAGCGCACGCCGACAGTTGGCCGGAATGCCAACCGGCTCGGCGTCGGCGATGCCAAACGCTTCCATCAGAAGCTTCCGCGCACGATCGGTGCTGCGTACCAGAAGCATTGGAATGTCATCGCGTCCGACATAGGATCGCCATGCATTGAAAACTTCCTCAAAGGTCAGATCGTCGTCAGGTGACGCTGCGTCTTCGGCGAGCGCCATGATGTCACGCAAATGCGGATGGGCGGGGTAGTCAGCAGACCGAACCGGCTGCATGCATTCAATGCCGAGCGTTCAAAACCCGCCCAGCCACTGGTTTGCCCATGTATCACGATCGAATGGCATGCGTTTTCCTCCACCAACCCTGTTGGATAATCCCGAGAATATCTGTCGGAATTAGTCTATCGACACCAGACTGACTGTGTCAAGCGATTCAGAGAAACGCATCGGCCCGAGGCGATCGCCTCGGGCCGCTTGCAGAAAATCCGAGCATTGGTTAGCGAGACACGCGGTAGTTTGGTGCCTCTTTGGTGATGACCACATCGTGCGGGTGGCTCTCACGCAGCCCGGCTGAGGTGATGCGGACGAAGCGCGATTCCGACTTGAGTGTCTCGATGTCGGGTGCGCCACAGTAGCCCATCGCCTGCCGCAGGCCGCCGACGAGCTGATAGACGATCGCCGAGAGCGGACCCTTGTAGGCGACGCGCCCTTCGATGCCCTCCGGGACGAACTTCGCGAGGCTATCGACGTGCTCCTGGAAGTAGCGGTCCTTCGAATAGGATCGCTCCTTCATTGCGCCGAGCGAGCCCATGCCGCGATATTCCTTGAATCGTTCGCCCTGGAAGAGGACAACTTCGCCCGGGCTTTCCTCGGTGCCGGCCAGCAGGCCGCCCAGCATGGTCGAATCAGCAC
This region of Thermomicrobiales bacterium genomic DNA includes:
- a CDS encoding glycosyltransferase family 39 protein — its product is MTLRPSPLEPGKRDRVPPGIRQLARDYHLSFVTAVFAAHWLLVTLAGALATRYATTNPTVKALGWGLPNLSGIGRLTVQPMRNWDGFWYSLIAEFGYVHESTTAFWPLYPWSMRVVADLFAIPVEVAGYLLSNLAFFLSLAVLFRFVASQWGQDVARRSVLLLAFFPTAFFFSAVYSESFFLLFCVLAFSWARSGDWWCAGLAALLAGLTRNVGVLLAIPIGIMFLRQYGPALQKHWRRPTAWPRQVLALGLIPLGPIIFFLYLWHAFNNPLMTIEAQKGWARIQAMPWTTFKMAFDQWEDGWLHALLASPTWATLTSYSVRLSFAEYESLDILMAFVGIALIVYTWRVLPIEYSSWVTVMFALPLFSPSTVHPLMSVPRFLLVLFPLFIALALLLRRRVAFFAVLIPSAAFMALLVVQFATWFWVS